The sequence CGGTGATCTCCGCGGCGATCTTCTGCTGCGTGGCGCGGTTTCTGACCTTGCGCGCGCCGTCGAGCCTGCGCCGCAGCCGTCGCTGGTCGCGCAGCGTGAGCTCGGGCAGGCGTGCGTGGAGGTCGGCGAGTGGAGATGTCAACGGAGGCGTTCCCATACTGCTTTCAGAATACTTTCAGCCCGCAAGTCAGGAGCCAACCGCCCATCGTGCCTGAGCCGCCGCCCGGCCGCATCCCAATAAACGACCGCGGCCCGCGGAGACCGCCTCCCCGAAACCACGGAGACCGCCTCCTGGAAACCGCGGAGACCGCCTTCCGGAAACCTGGAGACCGCCTTCCGGAAACCTGGAGACCGCCTTCCGGAAAAGGGTACGGCCCCGCCGTTCCCTCGCGGGGAGCGGCGGGGCCGTGCTCGTCCGGCTGCCGGGCCGCCGGGTCCCCCGCCGGAGCGGGGGCCCGGGATCAGGGGTTACGGCAGGGCGGGGTAGGCGTTCTTGAGCAGCTCACGGAACTGCGCCGAGAACCACTGGCCGGAGAGCGGGGCGTCGGCCAGGGAGCCGGTCATGTTGTTGCCGTTGCGCTCGTTGCCGGTGTAGGTCGGGTCGCACATCCGGTCGAAGCCCTTGCCCTCGTCGTTGGGGATGAGCTTGCTGGCGCCGTCGGACTCGCCCGGGGGCTTGATCCAGACGTAGGCGTCGAGGCCGGCGGCGGGGCTGGCCTGCGGGCGCTCGCCGAGACCGGCGCCGCTCTGGTTGCACCAGTTGCCGGCGTGGATGCGGCGGTCCACCCGCGACTGGTTGACGAAGGTGTTCACGTCGGTGGAGGTGCTGGGAGCGGCCGGGCGGGCCGTACCGCCCCACCCGTTGCGGGAGGTGTCGATCAGCATGCCGAGGCCCGGCTTGAAGCCCTTCTGGATGAGCAGGGTCCGGAAGGCCTGGGCGTAGGACAGCTCGTCGACGTAGAAGTTCCAGTCGAGCCACCGCGACTGGCGCACCGTGGTGCCGTTGACGGTGGTGTTGATGGTGAAGTGCGGCTCCTTCAGAGCCGAGTAGTTGGCGGTGTTGGTGATGAAGCCGTCGACGCTGTCGAACCCAGCCGTGGTACCGGCGACGGTGCTCGCGAACAGGTCGGCCGAGGGGCCGAAGTTGGTGTCCCAGCCCAGCCAGCCGTGGTGCGCGGCGTCGATGTAGGTGTAGACGTTCTTGATCGCGTGCAGCTTGTTCAGGGCGTAGCGGACGCCGTCGACGTAGGCGCCGCTCGACTTGGCCTCCTGGCACTTGGGCACGTTGAGGTTGGTGATCAGGTTGGGCAGCGAGTCGATCTCGATGACCGTCGAGATCCGGAGCGTGGCGTACCTCGGCTCGGCCATGATCGCCGCGATCGGGTCGATGTACTCGGTCTTGTAGCGGTTAAGCCCGTTCTGGGCGATGAGCAGCTCACCGTTGGAGGCCAGCGCCGAGCAGTCGCGGTTGGGCAGGTTGTAGATGACGAACTGGATCGTCAGGGGCTTGCTGCCGTTGGCCGCGTCCTGCCTGAGGGCCTCCTCCAGGTGGGCGCGGAGGCCCCTGGCGGAGGCGGTGCCCTCGATGGCGGCGATGCGGTCGAGCCACACGCCGGTCGAGATGTCGGCCACCGCGTCGCCGCCCGGCTCCGCCGCGGCCTTCGCCGCCCAGTCGGGGTTCACGTAGCCGGTGGCCCCGGCGTACGGGTTCTCGACGTGCTCGCCGGGCTGCGTGACGACGTCGTCGTCGGACTCGGTCGCGGTGACGGAGACACCGGTGTGCCCGGTGGCGGCGGCCGCGATGGTGGCGGTGCCGTCGGTCTGGTCGGCGTCCTGGGCGGCCGAGACGGTCACGTTCTGCGCCGTGTTCCAGTTGGCGGGGGTGAAGGTGAGCGTGGAGGGCGCGATGGTGAGGTCGGCGTCACCGGTCTTGGTCAGGTTGACCGTGACGTTGCCGCTGGGCGCCTTGCTGAGCCTGAAGCCGACCGTCTTGGAGCCGCCTTCGGGGACGCTGACCGAGGTCGCGGAGGCGACGACCGCCGCGGTGCCCCCGTCGGAGCCGACGGTGAAGGGGACCTCGGCGGTCTCGGCGGACAGGACCGGGGTCCCATTGTCGTAGGCCTTCGCCCTGGCGGTGTGGCTGCCCGCCGCCACGCCCGTCGCCGAGTAGCCGTACGGGGCGGAGGTGTCGGTGTTGACGAGCGCGCCGTCGACGTAGAACTCGACCTTGCTGACCGCGCCGTCGTCGCCGGCCGTCGCCGCGAGCGGTACGGCGGAGCCCGCGGGGATGGAGGCGCCGCTCGCCGGGCTGGTCAGGCTGACCGTCGGAGCCTGGTTTACGGGCGGCTGGCCGCCACAGGTGACGCCGTTGACCGTGAAGGCGGTGGGCTTGGGGTTGCTCCCGCTCCACGACCCGTTGAAGCCGATGCTGGTCGACGCGCCGGTGGCGAGGTTGCCGTTCCAGTCGAGGTTCTTCGCGGTGACCTGGTTGCCGGTCTGGCTCCAGGTCGCCGACCAGCCCTGCTGGACCTGCTGGGTGCCGGGGAAGGCGAAGCCGAGGGTCCAGCCGGCGAGCGCGTCACCGAGGTTCTTGACCGTGACGCTGGCGGTGAAACCGCCCTGCCATTCGTTGGTGCTGTAGGCGACGTCGCACGAGACTGCGGCGTGTGCCGTGGCGGCCTGCCCGGTGGCGAGACCGGCCGCGGCCACGAGCAGGGCCGCCGTGGTCACCGCCCGATTGCGCCAGGCTTGACGGCGCGGATGAACTCTCATTCGTGATCATCTCCAGGACGAGGGTGGGAGCGCTCCCATAGTCCGGATGTTTCAGGCGTGTGTACAGCGTGTTGCGCGCCGGAGGGCCCGTGCCGGGACCGCCCCCGCCCCTGACCTCACCGAACGCTTTTCGAATCCGATGAAAGTTTCAAAGGTCCCCCGGCACCGGGTCGTGCGCGCCATGCCGGCGGGGCAGGCGGCCGGTCCCGCCGAGGGCACCTGACGGGCAGGCGGCCGGTCCCCGCCGGGGCCGCCGGAGTGTCAGGCGCGGGAGAAGTCCGACAGGCGGTACCAGCCCGCGAGGTCGCCGTAGACGATCAGGTTGTCGTCGTAGGAGTGGCGCTCGACGTCGTAGGCGCCGCCACAGGTCACGAGCCTGATCGTCGGATGCGGCAACGACCTGTAGACCTTTTTCACCGGGAAGGCGGACTTGCGGACCCGCTCGATCGCGGAGACCCGGAAGACCACGGCGGTCCCGTCCTCGCGGGTCACCACCACCGCGTCCCCCTTGCGCACCCGTGACAGCCCGGCGAACACGGCGGGCCCGGTCCTGGTGTCGAGGTGACCGACGACGACCGCGGAACCCGGCTCGCCGGGCGCCGGCCCCAGGCGGTCCCAGCCGGCGAGATCGGCCTGATCGAGGGAGGGGGGCTCCAGCGCGCCGTCCACACCGGACTCGATCGGGGTGACAGGGGCGTTCACCTCCGCACGCGGCACCACCAGCGCCACCGGACCGGACGCGCCCGGTAACCGGGGCAGCGCCCGGGGCCAGCCGCCCTTTCCCCGGGCGGCGGGCGCGGTGGTCGCACCCGGCCGCGGCGCGGCGGGGGCCGTGATCGGCAGGGCGCGGACCAGGGCGGGATCCGCCTCCTCACCTCCCACGACCCTGCAGCCGGCGAGCACGAGGACGGCTCCCATTCCCAGGGCCCCCAGAGCCCCCAGGGCCGTCACGGTCCGGAGCTCAGCCACGCCCCGCCGCCCGGCGTCTCCTCATCAGCGTCAGCCCACCGGCACCGGCGAGGACGGCGGCCGCGCCGATCCCCCAGCCGAGCACGGCGGCCGGCCTCTCCCCCTCTTCGGCCGCCGCCCCGCGCGCGGCCGCGTCCCCGGCCAGCGCGAGACCGCCGCCGCCGGTGTTCGGACCGGAGCCGTCGACCACGTAGAGCTCCCCGTAGAGGGTGTCACCCTGGCAGTCCACCTCCACGGCGTAGGCCCCCCACGGCGCGTCGTAGTCCACCTGCGCCCAGCCGGCCGTGACGGGAGGTGCCTCCCCGAACCCGTCCCCGGGCCCGCCCTGGAAACCGTCCCCGAACCCGTCCCCGGGCCCGCCCGCGAAACCGTCACCGAACCCGCGTCCGGGCCCGTCGCCGAAACCGTCGCCGAAA comes from Streptosporangium roseum DSM 43021 and encodes:
- a CDS encoding glycoside hydrolase family 6 protein; amino-acid sequence: MTTAALLVAAAGLATGQAATAHAAVSCDVAYSTNEWQGGFTASVTVKNLGDALAGWTLGFAFPGTQQVQQGWSATWSQTGNQVTAKNLDWNGNLATGASTSIGFNGSWSGSNPKPTAFTVNGVTCGGQPPVNQAPTVSLTSPASGASIPAGSAVPLAATAGDDGAVSKVEFYVDGALVNTDTSAPYGYSATGVAAGSHTARAKAYDNGTPVLSAETAEVPFTVGSDGGTAAVVASATSVSVPEGGSKTVGFRLSKAPSGNVTVNLTKTGDADLTIAPSTLTFTPANWNTAQNVTVSAAQDADQTDGTATIAAAATGHTGVSVTATESDDDVVTQPGEHVENPYAGATGYVNPDWAAKAAAEPGGDAVADISTGVWLDRIAAIEGTASARGLRAHLEEALRQDAANGSKPLTIQFVIYNLPNRDCSALASNGELLIAQNGLNRYKTEYIDPIAAIMAEPRYATLRISTVIEIDSLPNLITNLNVPKCQEAKSSGAYVDGVRYALNKLHAIKNVYTYIDAAHHGWLGWDTNFGPSADLFASTVAGTTAGFDSVDGFITNTANYSALKEPHFTINTTVNGTTVRQSRWLDWNFYVDELSYAQAFRTLLIQKGFKPGLGMLIDTSRNGWGGTARPAAPSTSTDVNTFVNQSRVDRRIHAGNWCNQSGAGLGERPQASPAAGLDAYVWIKPPGESDGASKLIPNDEGKGFDRMCDPTYTGNERNGNNMTGSLADAPLSGQWFSAQFRELLKNAYPALP
- a CDS encoding class F sortase, coding for MAELRTVTALGALGALGMGAVLVLAGCRVVGGEEADPALVRALPITAPAAPRPGATTAPAARGKGGWPRALPRLPGASGPVALVVPRAEVNAPVTPIESGVDGALEPPSLDQADLAGWDRLGPAPGEPGSAVVVGHLDTRTGPAVFAGLSRVRKGDAVVVTREDGTAVVFRVSAIERVRKSAFPVKKVYRSLPHPTIRLVTCGGAYDVERHSYDDNLIVYGDLAGWYRLSDFSRA